A region from the uncultured Macellibacteroides sp. genome encodes:
- a CDS encoding glycoside hydrolase family 2 TIM barrel-domain containing protein has translation MKSTTKRWIGINKICLSVLFITNVCLVYSQKKEYTLVASNDCGVEKAQPYLVKGENYKLPDSFTGSKKALTCNFGGTIIYAFDKIDIQADYRMEIVYLADNDREQQIIADGNTVQEPFKLQKGKEQRYIINLPKKAYAYGQLVLVFEALKGSNAIISELNIFSSNPKPLIPFEGERKLALKHTHSYIVDTLVNIEDVLPTYSVMPYRVPGIFREKLSLNGVWKFNNKPENDFWKQPVNSNSWKNINVPGQWSMQGFKVDSAAFGGYSTTFTLPEDWSGKQVKLRFDGVSSEAVVFLNGKEIGNHMGGMTAFELDITNGLIAGQNHLALKVRSESMADMLGSLTQYAAHQLGGITRKVTLFTVPKNHISDLRIVTDLDDKYKDATLKVFVSVKNASGEVSKNNFIRIYLAGLPTVIEKLIPSIAAGETWSGWLEGNVPSPKKWDNEHPFLYPLSLELRKGDVVTEQICKNIGFREIEIKGNELLVNGNAVKLRGVCRHEAHPLTGRVISSELSRIDAELYRAANCNFIRTSHYPPCEEFLEICDEIGLFVEVESPVCWIGHHANENWTRLNYRDTKYYPYVLQANMETIHFYRNHPSILFWSMANESYWNKEFAQILEYIRKADPTRPSTFHDQAYGGFNNQGSTSPIANIHYPGPNGYKVAEQSERPMIYGEYCHLNVYNRSELVTDPGIRSDWALALSPTWDNMYKTKGVLGGSIWSGIDDIFQLPNGDAVGYGAWGPIDGWRRPKPEYWDMKKIYSPIRVLTASLTPSKELTIEVENRYTFTNFSELQINWKYGKEEGTSFINLEPGKQGQIHLCIANPENANELSIVFKDPRNFIADEYVIPVGKQSQNELQALTSEKTKLKSNKDKYTINGKNFTCEISRVTGQILSMKRNNKEVINGGPWLMALPLTGGGCYPNHNANTPIFNDLCSGWKIKSILASQDAMNVVIKVEGSYNEFEGNYSLVINANGEFKVNYQFNALQDVNPRQWGLVFETPDSFNKTFWRRDGMWSVYPKDHISRPAGEAQLFYSGIPAKVNPRVEPTWSWSMDYNELGSCDFRSTRRNIWYAGLLHESGSKVTAISNGKQHWRSWKHNNRIQFLVADFVTAGDEMFLNSYYAPYRKPIKTGDTISGNITLRIE, from the coding sequence ATGAAAAGCACAACAAAAAGATGGATTGGGATAAATAAAATATGCCTTTCTGTTCTGTTTATTACAAATGTATGTTTAGTGTATTCTCAAAAAAAAGAATATACTTTGGTTGCCTCAAACGATTGCGGCGTTGAAAAAGCACAACCGTACTTGGTTAAGGGAGAAAACTACAAGCTTCCTGACTCATTTACAGGATCTAAAAAAGCCCTCACTTGTAATTTTGGAGGAACAATCATCTATGCCTTCGACAAAATTGACATACAAGCAGATTATAGGATGGAAATAGTGTATCTGGCAGATAATGATCGTGAACAACAGATCATTGCTGATGGAAATACTGTACAGGAACCTTTTAAACTCCAAAAAGGAAAAGAGCAGCGATACATTATTAACTTGCCCAAAAAAGCGTATGCCTACGGTCAGCTTGTTCTTGTTTTTGAAGCATTGAAAGGAAGTAATGCTATAATATCCGAATTGAATATATTTTCATCCAATCCTAAACCTCTTATCCCGTTTGAAGGAGAACGGAAACTTGCCTTAAAACACACACACAGCTACATAGTTGACACACTGGTCAATATCGAAGATGTACTCCCAACTTATTCCGTTATGCCTTATAGAGTTCCCGGAATATTCAGGGAAAAGCTATCATTGAACGGTGTATGGAAATTTAACAATAAACCGGAAAATGATTTTTGGAAACAGCCTGTTAACAGTAATAGTTGGAAAAACATTAACGTTCCCGGACAGTGGAGCATGCAGGGATTTAAAGTTGATTCTGCCGCTTTTGGGGGATACAGTACCACCTTTACTCTACCGGAAGACTGGTCGGGCAAACAAGTAAAACTTCGATTCGATGGCGTATCCAGTGAGGCCGTTGTATTTCTGAATGGAAAAGAAATTGGAAATCACATGGGGGGTATGACTGCTTTTGAATTGGATATCACAAACGGATTGATTGCAGGACAAAATCATTTAGCTTTAAAGGTGCGGAGTGAATCAATGGCAGATATGCTTGGGAGCCTTACTCAATATGCCGCACATCAGCTTGGTGGAATCACCCGGAAAGTAACTTTATTTACTGTTCCGAAAAATCACATTTCAGATTTAAGAATCGTAACCGATCTGGATGATAAATATAAAGATGCAACACTAAAAGTATTTGTATCTGTAAAAAATGCTTCGGGCGAAGTTTCAAAAAACAATTTTATTCGTATCTATTTGGCTGGGCTGCCAACGGTTATTGAAAAACTGATACCTTCTATCGCAGCCGGTGAAACCTGGAGCGGATGGTTGGAAGGAAATGTTCCCTCTCCGAAAAAATGGGATAACGAACACCCTTTCCTTTATCCTCTTAGTCTTGAACTGAGAAAAGGAGATGTTGTAACCGAACAAATCTGTAAAAATATTGGTTTTAGAGAAATTGAAATAAAAGGAAACGAACTGTTGGTTAACGGAAATGCTGTAAAATTAAGAGGTGTTTGCCGCCATGAAGCACACCCTCTTACAGGAAGAGTAATCTCATCCGAATTAAGCCGAATAGATGCCGAATTATACAGGGCTGCAAATTGTAATTTCATCAGAACATCTCATTATCCTCCTTGTGAAGAATTTTTAGAAATATGTGATGAAATCGGACTTTTTGTTGAAGTGGAATCTCCTGTTTGCTGGATTGGTCATCATGCAAATGAAAACTGGACTCGCTTAAACTACAGGGATACTAAGTATTACCCCTACGTTCTTCAGGCAAACATGGAAACCATCCATTTCTACAGAAACCATCCATCCATTCTTTTCTGGTCGATGGCTAACGAATCATATTGGAATAAAGAGTTTGCCCAAATTCTCGAATATATAAGAAAGGCAGATCCTACCCGTCCTTCCACATTTCACGATCAGGCATACGGGGGATTCAACAATCAGGGCAGCACTTCTCCAATTGCCAACATTCACTATCCGGGACCAAACGGCTATAAAGTAGCTGAACAAAGCGAGCGTCCTATGATTTATGGCGAATACTGTCATTTAAATGTATATAACAGAAGTGAACTTGTAACAGACCCGGGAATCCGAAGCGATTGGGCTTTGGCTCTTAGCCCTACATGGGATAACATGTATAAGACAAAGGGTGTACTGGGAGGTTCAATCTGGTCTGGCATAGATGATATTTTTCAGTTACCAAACGGCGATGCTGTTGGTTATGGAGCCTGGGGACCTATAGACGGATGGCGCCGCCCCAAACCCGAATACTGGGACATGAAAAAAATATATAGTCCGATCCGAGTTCTTACAGCTAGCCTTACGCCATCTAAAGAATTGACAATAGAAGTTGAAAACCGTTATACCTTTACAAACTTTAGTGAATTACAAATAAACTGGAAATACGGGAAGGAAGAAGGTACATCGTTTATTAATCTGGAGCCGGGAAAACAAGGGCAGATTCATCTATGTATTGCCAATCCGGAGAATGCAAACGAGTTAAGTATTGTATTTAAGGATCCACGCAATTTCATTGCAGACGAATATGTTATTCCTGTTGGCAAGCAGTCTCAAAACGAATTACAAGCTCTTACATCTGAAAAAACAAAATTAAAAAGCAATAAAGACAAATACACTATCAACGGAAAAAATTTTACTTGCGAAATAAGCAGGGTAACCGGACAAATTCTTTCAATGAAACGAAATAACAAGGAAGTGATTAACGGAGGTCCTTGGTTGATGGCTTTACCTCTAACGGGTGGAGGTTGTTATCCGAATCACAATGCAAATACTCCAATTTTCAATGATTTGTGCTCTGGTTGGAAAATTAAAAGCATTTTGGCTTCTCAGGATGCAATGAACGTTGTTATAAAAGTGGAAGGTTCATACAATGAGTTTGAAGGTAATTATTCTTTGGTAATTAATGCCAATGGCGAATTTAAAGTTAATTATCAATTTAACGCATTGCAGGATGTAAATCCCCGCCAATGGGGACTGGTATTCGAAACTCCGGACAGTTTTAATAAAACATTCTGGAGACGTGACGGTATGTGGAGTGTTTACCCTAAAGACCATATCAGCAGACCGGCTGGTGAAGCCCAATTATTCTATTCAGGCATTCCGGCAAAGGTAAACCCAAGAGTAGAGCCTACCTGGTCGTGGAGTATGGATTACAATGAACTGGGAAGCTGTGATTTTCGCTCTACACGCAGAAATATATGGTATGCAGGCCTTTTACATGAATCAGGAAGTAAGGTTACAGCTATTTCGAACGGCAAACAACATTGGCGTTCATGGAAACACAATAACAGAATACAGTTTCTGGTGGCCGATTTTGTGACTGCAGGAGATGAAATGTTTCTTAACAGCTATTATGCGCCCTACAGAAAACCAATCAAGACAGGTGATACCATAAGCGGAAACATCACACTAAGAATAGAATAG